Proteins encoded by one window of Chryseobacterium aquaeductus:
- the upp gene encoding uracil phosphoribosyltransferase produces MVIELSKQFSLVNSWINELRNVDAQQDRMRFRRNMERIGEIAAFEISKDLETKEIEIQTPLDKIQVQEIAVQPIITTILRAGVPLFQGVLNYFDKADCGFVAAYRKHDANDYFSIKQDYLTCPNIDGRPLIVADPMLATGASLIEAIKDLLTNGTPSQLHIVAAIASKQGVETIEKDYPQAKIWVGAIDEHLTTKGYITPGLGDAGDLSYGEKLQR; encoded by the coding sequence ATGGTTATAGAACTTTCAAAACAGTTTTCTTTAGTAAATTCTTGGATTAATGAACTTCGAAACGTAGATGCTCAGCAAGACCGAATGAGATTCCGTAGAAATATGGAGCGCATCGGAGAAATTGCCGCATTTGAAATCTCTAAAGATTTGGAAACAAAAGAAATTGAAATTCAAACACCTTTAGATAAGATACAAGTACAGGAAATTGCTGTTCAGCCGATTATCACGACCATTTTAAGAGCAGGAGTTCCGCTATTTCAAGGGGTTTTAAATTATTTTGACAAAGCTGACTGTGGTTTTGTGGCTGCTTACAGAAAGCATGACGCAAATGATTATTTTTCAATCAAACAGGATTATTTAACCTGCCCGAATATTGACGGAAGACCTTTGATTGTCGCAGATCCAATGTTGGCAACAGGAGCATCTTTAATTGAAGCCATCAAAGATTTGCTAACCAACGGAACACCTTCTCAATTGCATATTGTTGCCGCAATCGCATCAAAACAAGGTGTGGAAACTATTGAAAAAGACTATCCACAAGCAAAAATCTGGGTTGGAGCTATTGACGAGCATTTAACGACAAAAGGGTACATCACACCGGGATTGGGTGATGCGGGAGATTTGAGCTACGGAGAGAAATTGCAGAGATAA
- a CDS encoding RNA polymerase sigma factor produces MTFELIFYQYKKMVYNLALQYTQNIEDAEEITQDVFVKISQKLDGFKNESSLKTWIYRITINTSLDFLKSKNSKKRFFFGLFSDSGHENKKQEPVDFNHPGVVLEQKEEIIKIFSFINMLPNDQKTALILLKIEGNSQQETAEIMNLTQKAVESLFQRAKKNLLQKLNQQKEYEK; encoded by the coding sequence ATGACGTTCGAGCTTATTTTTTATCAGTATAAAAAAATGGTATACAATCTTGCTTTACAGTATACCCAAAACATAGAAGATGCTGAAGAAATAACTCAGGATGTTTTTGTAAAAATATCACAAAAATTAGATGGCTTTAAAAATGAGTCATCCTTAAAAACATGGATTTACCGCATTACAATAAATACTTCTCTGGATTTTCTGAAATCCAAAAACTCTAAAAAAAGATTCTTTTTCGGATTGTTTAGCGATTCTGGTCATGAAAATAAAAAGCAGGAACCTGTCGATTTTAATCATCCCGGAGTTGTTTTGGAGCAGAAAGAAGAAATAATAAAGATTTTCAGCTTTATCAATATGCTTCCGAATGATCAAAAAACCGCATTGATTTTATTGAAGATTGAGGGAAATTCTCAACAGGAAACAGCAGAAATCATGAATCTGACTCAAAAAGCAGTAGAATCTCTTTTTCAGCGTGCTAAAAAAAATCTTCTCCAAAAACTAAATCAACAGAAGGAATATGAAAAATAA
- a CDS encoding cytochrome-c peroxidase, translating into MKKTLKLFIIPVLAVAAILYSCSGDDVYEGTPVSSEDYPGILAAFGSNINVSSLENYANQPKPNYITRDNTTGNSITDKGATLGRILFYDKNLSKNNTISCSSCHKQELAFGDNVVASVGVNGTTARHSMRLVNARFGNEAKFFWDERASTLEAQTTFPIQDHVEMGFSGTNGDGNLQDLIAKLQNIKYYQEMFKFVYGDATVSQTRIQNALAQFIRSIQSFDSKYDAGRAASPNDQQPFANFTAQENQGKNLFLAPPQFGANGNRTGGGLGCAACHAAPEFDIDPNSRNNGIIGKISGTGIDITNTRAPSLRNITNTAGIENGQFMHTGNLTTLQQVIGHYGNINIAPGNTNLDPRLTPGGSGQKLNLTAQETDAVIAFLKTLSGSDVYTNKKWSNPFK; encoded by the coding sequence ATGAAAAAAACATTAAAATTATTTATTATTCCTGTGCTTGCAGTTGCGGCAATTTTGTACTCCTGTTCGGGAGACGATGTTTACGAAGGAACACCTGTTTCTTCGGAAGATTATCCGGGAATTTTAGCAGCTTTCGGTTCTAATATCAATGTTAGCAGCCTTGAAAATTATGCCAATCAGCCAAAACCAAATTATATTACAAGAGATAATACGACTGGAAATTCTATTACAGATAAAGGAGCAACATTGGGAAGAATCTTGTTTTACGATAAAAATCTTTCTAAAAATAATACCATTTCATGCTCAAGCTGCCATAAGCAGGAATTGGCTTTCGGCGATAATGTTGTTGCAAGTGTAGGAGTAAATGGTACAACCGCAAGACATTCTATGAGACTGGTAAATGCAAGATTTGGGAACGAGGCCAAGTTTTTCTGGGATGAAAGAGCATCGACTTTAGAAGCGCAGACTACTTTTCCGATTCAGGATCATGTGGAAATGGGCTTCAGCGGAACAAATGGTGATGGTAATCTTCAGGATTTAATTGCCAAGCTTCAGAACATTAAGTACTATCAAGAAATGTTCAAATTTGTTTATGGAGATGCTACTGTTTCCCAAACAAGAATTCAGAATGCGTTGGCACAATTTATCAGAAGTATCCAGTCTTTTGATTCTAAATATGATGCAGGAAGAGCCGCAAGTCCCAATGATCAGCAACCATTTGCTAATTTTACTGCACAGGAAAATCAGGGTAAAAATTTATTTTTAGCACCTCCTCAATTCGGAGCAAATGGAAACCGTACCGGAGGCGGATTGGGTTGTGCAGCCTGTCACGCCGCACCCGAATTTGATATAGATCCAAATTCTAGAAATAACGGCATTATCGGTAAAATTAGTGGAACAGGAATCGATATTACCAATACACGAGCGCCAAGTTTAAGAAATATTACCAATACGGCCGGGATCGAAAACGGACAGTTTATGCATACAGGAAATCTTACCACTTTGCAGCAGGTTATCGGGCATTATGGCAATATCAATATAGCTCCGGGAAATACAAATCTTGATCCTCGATTAACTCCGGGTGGAAGCGGGCAAAAATTAAATTTGACAGCTCAGGAAACAGATGCAGTGATTGCGTTTCTGAAAACACTTTCCGGCAGCGACGTTTATACCAACAAAAAATGGAGCAATCCTTTCAAATAA